In Erigeron canadensis isolate Cc75 chromosome 8, C_canadensis_v1, whole genome shotgun sequence, the DNA window GCATATACTTGGTGAATCTCATATGGCAGTTCCTAAACCGAAACGAGTAACACCAAAACAACACACCGAATTCAGCGAAGAAGAACTAGACTTTGAAGAAAAACGAATAAACTTCACAAACAATTCTTCAAACCATTCAAAAATAAGCACCACTTTATCACCACCATCACCTCCACCATCCACCACATCTGGTGAAAGCAATCCCACGTCCAAACGATTTGAGGACGGGGATCCTTACCCACCACTAAGCCGTAACTCATTGTTGTTTCAGTTGATGGCTTGTGGTGGGTCAATAGGATTTAAAGGAAAACctgatcataataataataataatcagttGCAGCCTCACAATGCGGCGGGTGCTAGGAAGAGTAGTTGTAGTAGTTCTAGTAGTTTGCATAAGGGTGTTTTATGTAAGGCGGCCGCAGCAGTAGAAGATGAGATATGTTGTATGTCTGAGAATCCACGGTTTGGGAATTTGCAAGCGGAAGAAAGGGAGTACTTTAGTGGCAGCATTGTTGAGACAATGACAACGGAAGACCGagttcaagttgaaccaattcTTACCAAGTCGTCTTCCTACAAAGAAGAGAGGTTTGCCATTCTTCATTGAGTTGTTTTCTTTAAACCATTGTGTGATCAAACCAGTCAATTCAAGTATATAATAAAGTTATTCTATTAACTAGAGAACAATGTAATTTGATTTGTCGCTTCCAGAccattaaactttttttctttttgtccaTTCTAGATaatcatattttctttttatcccTTCTAAGTGatcttatttttcaaaaatctcttcTTAGTCCTTAAGACCTAATTAAAATGTGTTCCTACTAGACCATCATTTTTGTTATCAGAAGAACATTGTTTTCGTAATAAAATGGTCTAAAAGGACAAACATTAACATTTTAAtgtcttttataaaaaagaGTTTACTCCCATGTTGCTATTCAAACTTTTTGTCCATCTTTCTACATAAAATTAACCGTAAAACAACTAGTTGTACATAGATGTATGAACAGTTGTACATAATGGGTAAATGATACATGAAGTATTTTACGTATATTTTTGGGAAATATTGTGTCAGGAGGGCCAAAGTAACAATATTAATGGCagacgaagaagaagaagaaatgaagaaagagaaaagtGTGGCAGGGAAATGCATCCCAAACAGATTTTGTTTAAAGCCTACAAAGATTTGACATGCCCTATGCTCTATCTATCGATTCTCTCTGTGTTTTTACCTCATCAATGAATTAAGCTTGGAAATTTGTTATATTTCTAACTTGGTGTAACTTCAACTTTCACATGATATTAATTTGACATGGGATCCCCTGTCTTGTCTTGtttgaaatatatatcaaaaagataagaaaaagtTGATCAAAATACTGAAAGTCAAGACGAGAGAAGAGGGGAAAAAAGTGAAATATAAAGTGTCTATTATTGAGATGATTAGCTATTTTTAAGCTTATGGATTTTAGGACTATATGTAacggtaatatatatataatgtaactGAAACGACTCAAATATAAAACGACaaactttattatattttaaaaaatttcgcCATGACCTTATCGTAAATTCAACAACCCAACCTGtaaaaattttccaaaaatcCTTGTGCAAGACCAACTCAAGCTTTTTCAAACTAAAATTTACCTCCAACTTACCAAacataactaaaacataatTTTACTTGCCAACTATCATTTGACCTATCATATAAACTAGTCAAATGATCATAACTAAAACATATTACATACTACATCTTTACAAACTATATTTGATCATTTCACAACACAAAAAATAACACTTTCAAACATTTGTTCAAGAGCTTGGTTCGCAAAAGGGATTTACTATCACCAAAATTACACTACCTTCACCTCAAAATCTCTAGCTAATTACTCCAACTTGGCTTTATCCTTTGATCCACTTGaacctataaaatataaacaactaaaagataAGCAATTTTGCTTAGTGAGTTCAAAATACAATTATGCAAGTTTTCATCATATCAATTATCTTAGGCTAGCACAATCATAACACTTTATCATATTACTTGAACTACTTGTACTAGCCAACTAACAAGCATATGGATCCATAGCTACTATTAACTCTACCTACAAGAATTTAATCAAATTCTTGTAGTCTTAAACTCTACCTACAAGAGTTAAACCAAAAGTCAACTCTTGTAGTCTAACTACTAACATAAAGATACTTTATACTCACCTTATTAACGACAACTTGCAAATAATCCTTAAGATAACTCGAACTCAAAACCTATTAAAATTGCAAAATATATGATTACTTATATAGCTTACTTAACTTTCCAACTAACCcataacatacatatattgttgtgtttGGCTAACTACATAATAcactttttcttataaaattctCAAGTACATAATACAACTTTACTATACCATCTTTTAACAATATTTCTTTGTTATCTCAaatctcaatttcaattctAGTTAgccaaacaacaacaataacaattatAACAATATGGGTTTTCAttaaaaattacttaaaactgatgatgataataatattatcatCATAAAAATTTCATCTAATTCCATAGTATTATTAGCAATAAAGTTatagaaaataacaataacaactaAAATATTACCTTTATTTGAATTACTAGAAATCACTACTCTTAAACTTGAATCCCCAAATCTCTTCTTGATGAACCCTAGTTATAACTTCTCTAATAATCCCAAATACACTATAAAggaatattgttattattattagttaagaAACTTGATTTagattaaaaagaattaaatcccCATTTGAATTTGGTGGACTTTTTCCTTCATGATTTGTATCTCTGGTCTGttctatttctttctttctttcacgTCACACCACACACACCCACACCCTTCTAATTCACAagaatattttatgtatttaattaagTTTTGATTTAACTAAAGGTATTTTACACTACTAGTTACACTTTATCCCCTATTGTTTATCTAACATTTTATTTAGGCACAAACATATTTATTAGGAAATGACTCATTTATCCTTACtaactataaaatataatatcatagTTAAAATATTACCGTTTAAAAATTGGGGCATTACAGTAACGAGTATAGTGCCCGCGCATTGCAGTGGCTAGaagacaatataaaagggaggcggtggtggagaaaGAGGGCGACaacggagggtgatagaaggtcgagGAGAACttgtaattattaaaaagaagatAGGGGTGTAAATACtgaaaaaatacttaatttccaaaaataaaaaaagcaatATGCTTTATAGAAGAGTATAGATAGATAGGATAGGATTTTTTTTATCCGTGTGATGTACTAATTTTTCTAGTCTATTGTTTAACGAACTCCCATTAATTAACATTAGAAGTGATCATATACCAGTATATCTTAACTATGGTGAAACTTTTAATTCCAATTTAACCGCATAGagatgaaatataaatatatattttgtttataatatatattttttaagttatgGCTTGCCATATATAACCAATTGATACAACAATAAGTATTTGGTAACAAAAATTTTGAGTACAATCTATAAAAACATGTAAGAAACATGAGCAAAATGGATAGACAAGCTATTATAAATGGGTCGATATCGCTAGTTTATGTTTataaggggggagggagccgaGAGTTTAACTCTCTCATCTCCCTTCAACCATCCAATCAAATTACTTCACCTTACTTCAATCCTCCAATCTTTTAtcaacctttttttagtggcaTCCGAAACTCTCaaccttttcttcacattttaataatttatccttaactttataaactttacataactaacccttttaaatataaactaaccaaatatataaagaaaacacatacatttcatttagatattaaaaatttaaagatacaaaacacaaaataaaataaaaacacatacaaCGGTCCACACCATTTTCACCTATTTAGTTTCATTTAATATGTTGTAATGTTAAGTActtttaattatgttgtaatgtactcttttaaataataaattgtcATTTTAGGAATTAATATGGAGTGTTTGTTGTGTTATTGGAAGTTTAAATgggtaatatatataagaaaataaaaaaaaaaacttttatcaactTGGCAACTTTCACCCCTGGCTCTTTCTTTCTTCCCCTTCTAGTCCTCCAACGGTCCACACCATTTTCACCAACTTGTCACTTCTGCCCCCTTTTTTCTTCAACCTTCAGCGAGATAGGAACTCACCCGACCGAGCTCGCCTTCATCTCCCTCCGCTTGCAGCCGAAGCCCGCTCAACTCCCGCCAGCTCGCCTCCATCTCCCTCCCAATTCTCTTTCGACTCCCTCCCCCCtaaacatattaattaacaCCTTGATTATCGATGTTGGATATGTACCATGCCTCTTCTGTCTGCTTATCGTTTCTGCCTTTTGTTTGCTCGTTGAAGTTCTGTGTGCCAAGGCTGATGCGGCTTTATGTGTCAGCGGTTTTAGAGGTATTGCTCGGATTGCGGGTCTTTTATTGGTCGGATTGCTTGTTGAAGTCCAATGAACCATGCatgaatataaa includes these proteins:
- the LOC122580232 gene encoding protein SOSEKI 2 — its product is MDQRVRVKLPSKSITMVKPTFKKVQVVYYISKNGQLEHPHIVEVTHLVHHQLKLKDVLERLSVLRGRGMPSLYSWSCKRMYKNGYVWNDLGENDVICPSEGDEYVLKASQLVFHSPDKHILGESHMAVPKPKRVTPKQHTEFSEEELDFEEKRINFTNNSSNHSKISTTLSPPSPPPSTTSGESNPTSKRFEDGDPYPPLSRNSLLFQLMACGGSIGFKGKPDHNNNNNQLQPHNAAGARKSSCSSSSSLHKGVLCKAAAAVEDEICCMSENPRFGNLQAEEREYFSGSIVETMTTEDRVQVEPILTKSSSYKEERRAKVTILMADEEEEEMKKEKSVAGKCIPNRFCLKPTKI